The Numenius arquata chromosome 7, bNumArq3.hap1.1, whole genome shotgun sequence genome has a window encoding:
- the PLN gene encoding phospholamban, producing MEKVQYITRSALRRASTIEVNPQARQRLQELFVNFCLILICLLLICIIVMLL from the coding sequence ATGGAGAAGGTCCAATACATAACCCGCTCTGCTCTGAGGAGAGCCTCAACTATTGAGGTCAACCCACAAGCACGCCAAAGGCTCCAAGAGCTCTTTGTGAATTTCTGCCTGATCTTAATTTGCCTCTTGCTGATCTGTATCATTGTGATGCTCCTCTGA